One genomic region from Streptomyces sp. NBC_01304 encodes:
- a CDS encoding nucleotide pyrophosphohydrolase: MSGPGHGSDVSSLGHGLDVAALQRRLADFAAARDWQPYHTPKNLTAALSVEASELVEIFQWLTPEQSARVMEDPKYADRVTDEVADVLAYLLQLCEVLGIDALAALAAKIDRNEGRFPVGSSRPVIPRGHSTE; encoded by the coding sequence GTGAGCGGCCCCGGGCACGGGTCGGACGTAAGCAGCCTCGGCCACGGGCTGGACGTGGCGGCGCTCCAGCGCAGGCTCGCCGACTTCGCGGCGGCCCGGGACTGGCAGCCGTACCACACCCCCAAGAACCTCACGGCGGCGCTCAGTGTGGAGGCCTCCGAACTCGTCGAGATCTTCCAGTGGCTGACCCCCGAGCAGTCGGCGCGGGTGATGGAGGACCCGAAGTACGCGGACCGCGTGACGGACGAAGTGGCCGACGTGCTGGCGTATCTGCTGCAGCTGTGCGAGGTGCTCGGCATCGACGCGCTGGCCGCGCTCGCGGCGAAGATCGACCGCAACGAGGGGCGATTTCCGGTGGGTTCGTCCCGGCCTGTGATCCCTCGTGGTCACTCTACGGAGTGA
- a CDS encoding cell division protein SepF: MSSHSHDVTDEQWEGLAQVVPLRSRDEWPSWPGHRAMPEAQTETRRRFVVLRVNVFGDAREVAETLMAHIPVLLDLTGAETVVAKRVLDFSSGVVFGLGCGMHRVDRNVFLLAPSGTEVQGLVEGVAGAGGVPRS; this comes from the coding sequence GTGAGCAGCCACAGCCACGACGTCACCGATGAACAGTGGGAAGGGCTCGCCCAGGTAGTACCGCTGCGGAGCCGCGACGAATGGCCGTCCTGGCCCGGGCATCGTGCCATGCCCGAGGCGCAGACCGAGACCAGACGGCGCTTCGTGGTGCTGCGGGTGAACGTGTTCGGGGACGCCCGCGAAGTGGCCGAAACCCTCATGGCCCACATTCCGGTCCTGCTCGACCTGACCGGCGCGGAGACCGTAGTCGCCAAGCGGGTCCTGGACTTCAGCAGCGGCGTCGTCTTCGGGCTCGGCTGCGGCATGCACCGCGTCGACCGGAACGTCTTCCTGCTGGCTCCTTCCGGAACCGAGGTGCAGGGGCTCGTCGAGGGCGTCGCCGGAGCGGGCGGCGTCCCTCGATCGTAG
- a CDS encoding AAA family ATPase, protein MTVHLEGAPTAGTAAGPAVTELRLSAFKSHRGAAFPLGPVTLLAGPSGSGKSSALQAYEALARLAAGATLAEAFPAPEACVPEQARPDRERRRGFRIGCTVDGPAGQVRLDLAVQAEPELRVVGERLTCGEVVLLASALRDPSRRSVQAAWHTAGTTPVTRGPLPDDCLGTALLPLRVAGKTEGQRRVLAAAEQVVVALRSVFGCDPQPSRMRVPAQAGDGLLLRGCDNLAEVLLRTRAECGNRHAQLVGAVRAGCAGTVADVLAQVSGDGVVRAVVERGAGLGRTPVERLGDGELRYLALCLVLLTGPGVLAVDPVVEVPDAYQTLTVVADGLLRGLDARQARQLTELAVRMCARGHIRLVGAVHDASWAREVAGVSVVDLEP, encoded by the coding sequence ATGACTGTGCACTTAGAAGGCGCGCCCACCGCCGGGACTGCGGCCGGGCCCGCGGTCACCGAACTGCGGCTCTCCGCCTTCAAGTCCCATCGGGGCGCGGCGTTTCCGCTCGGCCCCGTCACCCTCCTCGCCGGACCCAGCGGCAGCGGCAAGAGCAGTGCGCTGCAGGCGTACGAGGCGTTGGCGCGGCTCGCCGCGGGCGCCACCCTCGCCGAGGCGTTCCCCGCACCGGAGGCCTGCGTACCCGAGCAGGCCCGCCCCGACCGGGAGCGCCGGCGCGGCTTCCGCATCGGCTGCACCGTCGACGGGCCCGCCGGCCAGGTCCGCCTCGACCTCGCGGTGCAGGCCGAGCCCGAACTCCGTGTCGTGGGCGAGCGGCTGACCTGCGGCGAGGTGGTGCTGCTCGCCTCCGCGCTGCGCGATCCGTCCCGGCGCAGCGTCCAGGCGGCCTGGCACACGGCCGGTACGACACCGGTGACGCGGGGCCCGCTGCCCGACGACTGCCTGGGCACGGCGCTGCTTCCACTGCGCGTCGCGGGCAAGACGGAGGGGCAGCGCCGGGTGCTCGCCGCGGCCGAGCAGGTCGTGGTGGCGCTGCGCTCCGTCTTCGGCTGCGACCCCCAGCCGTCGCGCATGCGGGTGCCGGCCCAGGCCGGCGACGGGCTGCTGCTGCGCGGCTGCGACAACCTCGCCGAGGTGCTGCTCCGCACCCGGGCCGAGTGCGGAAACCGGCATGCGCAGCTCGTCGGGGCGGTGCGGGCCGGATGCGCCGGGACCGTCGCCGATGTGCTGGCCCAGGTGTCCGGGGACGGAGTGGTACGCGCGGTGGTCGAGCGGGGCGCGGGGCTGGGCCGGACGCCCGTGGAGCGGCTAGGGGACGGCGAGTTGAGATATCTCGCCCTGTGCCTGGTGCTCCTCACGGGGCCGGGCGTGCTCGCGGTCGATCCGGTCGTGGAGGTGCCGGACGCCTACCAGACCCTGACGGTCGTCGCGGACGGGCTGTTGCGCGGGCTGGACGCCCGGCAGGCCCGGCAGCTCACCGAGCTAGCGGTGCGGATGTGCGCCAGGGGGCACATCCGCCTGGTCGGTGCGGTGCACGACGCGTCGTGGGCGCGGGAGGTGGCGGGCGTGTCGGTGGTAGACCTTGAGCCGTGA
- a CDS encoding nSTAND1 domain-containing NTPase: MGRPENPIDPQDGPVQRFAHELRKLRDEADSPAYRTMARRAGYSAATLSQAAAGERLPTLPVLLAYVRACDGDTADWQQRWEQVTEELLREPRPEQEDADPPYRGLARFEPDDAQLFFGREQLAVELEEMARRHRVSALVGASGSGKSSLLRAGLIPRLRDPGENTGEAPAAVRILTPGQHPMAQAARLEPAPGKGDTWVLVDQYEELFTLCADEAERAAFVARLLAALEDDSRLRVILAVRADFFARCAEDGAQAAALKDATLLAGPMSNDQLRAAIVQPAAAGGLIVERDLTARIIEEVGDEPGALPLMSHALMETWRRRRGRTLTVQAYEAAGGLRGAIARTAEDAYHRLTPAQATVARRILLRLVAPGNGTQDTHRPTPRPEFATGDRPTTGADSDAVLDRLAHARLLTVDDGQVLLAHEALLTAWPRLHGWIEEDRERLRVHRQLTHDATAWDELDRDPGALYRGTRLVRAEETFAATEHAALTPLEAAFLDAGTAAREAERRRAVRAALRSRQFTVALATVCVLALMAGVVAWQQNRSSDRQRTQAAARRIASVAANLRTTDPVRAMRLSIAAWRLADTPETRGAVLAALSQSERDAMLLPAGVNPTESVLSGDGHTLLHAGENRVRRWDVRTRRELPSQRGFPSQASTPAAARGEGPADFHASAIDRAPKFGDSGRTMLSMTNDVALWDLRRRRPLFEPAVPDHGAASTATAVSADDRYLAACAGQSHLWVWDVAKNRRVPVPFARARRPMRCEPDSMHFGAAGRSLLTVTAAGRAEMRSLASGRILWRIEHAGLKGVELSRDGKLMAARDEDEILVWHTGRTASPALRYPIPDEDVTSLRIDTDHQVIRYLGGGAVRTVSLDRLMHRPAHEALTAAEFDRDGSRLATVRKTAEGERFEVFRTRAGKTSPLPRPAPCTPPRDDFGSCGTSPLLALRPDGRHVVYSAESGGNAPLYLWDTLAHRRIRMPDSLQPKGGWGVHDVLYSANGRYLFADVDNVEGITVWDTRRRTVRSVKGVEGPLLAAHPDGRSLVVDTGMITTGRLTDPRARRIARRPLTGEETTVAAFSPDGRLLAAGDGTGRVTLWDGQARHRLGQLPATDGVAQGADPEAVTALAFTRDGKTLATAGDKGTTRLWDTTSNQALGGPLPTAPGDPILALAFTPDGGALRAVGRRSPVRTYTTTPTHAIRTLCRRTKGGLSPAEWRRYLPDASYRSTC, encoded by the coding sequence GTGGGGCGTCCGGAGAATCCGATCGATCCACAGGATGGTCCGGTACAGCGATTCGCCCACGAGTTACGCAAGTTGCGCGACGAGGCGGACTCGCCCGCCTACCGGACGATGGCCCGCCGCGCCGGCTACTCGGCCGCCACGCTGTCCCAGGCCGCGGCGGGCGAACGCCTGCCGACACTGCCGGTGCTCCTGGCGTACGTACGCGCCTGCGACGGCGACACGGCGGACTGGCAGCAGCGCTGGGAACAGGTCACCGAGGAGCTGCTGCGAGAGCCGCGCCCGGAGCAGGAGGACGCCGACCCGCCCTACCGCGGCCTTGCCCGCTTCGAACCGGATGACGCCCAACTGTTCTTCGGCCGCGAACAGTTGGCGGTCGAGCTCGAGGAAATGGCCCGCCGGCATCGCGTCAGCGCGCTGGTGGGTGCCTCGGGCAGCGGCAAGTCCTCACTGCTGCGCGCCGGTCTCATACCCCGTCTGCGCGACCCGGGCGAGAACACGGGCGAGGCGCCGGCCGCGGTGCGGATCCTCACCCCGGGGCAGCACCCGATGGCGCAGGCCGCACGCCTGGAACCGGCCCCCGGCAAGGGCGATACCTGGGTCCTAGTGGACCAGTACGAGGAGCTGTTCACCCTCTGCGCCGACGAAGCGGAACGGGCCGCGTTCGTGGCGCGCCTCCTTGCCGCCCTCGAAGACGACAGCCGACTGCGCGTGATCCTTGCCGTACGCGCCGACTTCTTCGCCCGCTGCGCCGAGGACGGAGCGCAGGCCGCCGCCCTCAAGGACGCCACACTCCTGGCCGGACCCATGAGCAACGACCAGCTGCGAGCCGCGATCGTCCAACCGGCCGCCGCAGGGGGCCTGATCGTCGAACGGGACCTGACCGCCCGCATCATCGAGGAGGTCGGGGACGAACCCGGCGCGCTGCCGCTGATGTCCCACGCCCTGATGGAGACCTGGCGCCGCCGCCGCGGACGGACCCTGACCGTCCAGGCGTACGAAGCCGCCGGTGGCCTGCGCGGCGCCATCGCCCGCACCGCCGAGGACGCGTACCACCGGCTGACCCCCGCCCAGGCCACCGTCGCCCGGCGCATCCTGCTGCGCCTGGTCGCCCCGGGCAACGGCACTCAGGACACCCACCGCCCCACGCCCCGGCCCGAGTTCGCGACCGGCGACCGCCCCACCACCGGCGCCGACAGCGACGCGGTCCTCGACCGCCTCGCGCACGCCCGCCTGCTCACCGTCGACGACGGGCAGGTCCTCCTCGCCCACGAAGCACTGCTCACCGCCTGGCCGCGGCTGCACGGCTGGATCGAGGAGGACCGCGAACGCCTGCGCGTACACCGTCAGTTGACGCATGACGCCACCGCCTGGGACGAACTCGACCGCGACCCGGGAGCGCTCTACCGCGGCACCCGCCTGGTGCGGGCCGAGGAGACCTTCGCCGCAACAGAGCACGCCGCGCTGACCCCGCTGGAGGCGGCCTTCCTCGACGCCGGCACCGCCGCCCGGGAAGCGGAACGCAGACGCGCGGTGCGCGCCGCGCTCCGGTCGCGGCAGTTCACCGTCGCGCTCGCCACGGTGTGCGTACTCGCCCTGATGGCAGGGGTGGTGGCCTGGCAGCAGAACCGCAGCAGCGACCGACAGCGCACCCAGGCCGCGGCCCGCCGCATCGCGTCGGTCGCCGCGAACCTCCGCACCACGGACCCCGTGCGCGCCATGCGCCTGAGCATTGCCGCATGGCGACTGGCCGACACCCCCGAGACGCGCGGCGCGGTGCTCGCGGCCCTGTCGCAGAGCGAGCGGGATGCCATGCTGCTGCCTGCCGGCGTGAATCCCACGGAGTCGGTACTCAGCGGTGACGGGCACACACTGCTCCACGCCGGCGAGAACCGCGTACGCCGCTGGGACGTTCGTACACGCCGTGAGCTGCCGTCACAACGAGGCTTTCCGTCCCAGGCGTCGACTCCCGCTGCCGCGCGTGGCGAGGGTCCGGCCGACTTTCATGCCTCGGCCATCGACCGGGCGCCGAAGTTCGGCGACAGCGGGCGGACGATGCTGAGCATGACCAACGACGTCGCGCTGTGGGACCTGCGGCGTCGACGTCCGCTCTTCGAGCCCGCCGTGCCCGACCACGGGGCGGCATCCACCGCGACGGCGGTGAGCGCGGACGACCGCTATCTGGCCGCCTGTGCCGGGCAGTCGCACCTGTGGGTGTGGGACGTGGCCAAGAACAGAAGGGTGCCGGTGCCCTTCGCCCGCGCACGGCGACCGATGCGCTGCGAGCCGGACTCGATGCATTTCGGCGCCGCCGGGCGGAGCCTGCTGACCGTGACCGCGGCAGGCAGGGCCGAGATGCGCAGCCTCGCCTCGGGCCGCATCCTCTGGCGGATCGAGCACGCCGGCCTGAAGGGGGTGGAACTGAGCCGGGACGGCAAGCTGATGGCCGCCCGGGACGAGGACGAAATCCTGGTGTGGCACACCGGCCGGACCGCATCGCCGGCACTGCGCTACCCGATCCCCGACGAGGACGTGACGAGCCTCCGGATAGACACCGATCACCAGGTGATCCGCTACCTGGGCGGCGGCGCGGTCCGCACCGTCTCCCTCGACCGTCTCATGCACCGGCCGGCCCACGAGGCGCTGACGGCCGCGGAGTTCGACCGGGACGGAAGCCGACTGGCCACGGTCCGAAAGACCGCAGAGGGAGAGCGTTTCGAAGTGTTCCGCACCCGCGCGGGCAAGACATCGCCCCTGCCGCGCCCCGCCCCCTGCACTCCGCCGCGCGACGATTTCGGGAGCTGCGGCACTTCTCCGCTGCTCGCCCTGCGGCCCGACGGACGTCACGTCGTCTACAGCGCGGAGTCCGGCGGCAACGCACCTCTGTACCTGTGGGACACGCTCGCGCACAGGCGCATCCGGATGCCCGACTCCCTTCAGCCGAAGGGTGGATGGGGAGTGCACGACGTTCTCTACAGCGCGAACGGCAGATACTTGTTCGCCGATGTCGACAACGTCGAGGGCATCACGGTCTGGGACACCCGGCGCCGCACCGTCCGGTCCGTCAAGGGAGTCGAGGGACCCTTGCTGGCAGCACATCCCGACGGGCGCTCACTCGTCGTCGATACCGGCATGATCACCACCGGCCGGCTCACCGACCCGCGCGCACGCCGGATCGCCCGCCGCCCCCTCACCGGCGAGGAGACCACGGTCGCGGCGTTCAGCCCCGATGGCCGCCTGCTCGCCGCAGGAGACGGGACGGGCCGGGTGACCCTCTGGGACGGGCAGGCCCGGCACCGACTGGGCCAGCTGCCCGCCACCGACGGCGTCGCGCAAGGGGCCGACCCGGAAGCGGTGACCGCTCTCGCCTTCACCCGGGACGGCAAGACACTCGCCACAGCGGGAGACAAGGGCACCACACGGCTGTGGGACACGACTTCCAACCAGGCCCTGGGCGGCCCCTTGCCCACCGCACCCGGCGACCCGATCCTCGCGCTGGCCTTCACCCCCGACGGCGGGGCCCTGCGCGCGGTGGGCCGTCGCAGCCCCGTACGGACCTACACGACGACCCCCACCCATGCCATCCGCACCCTCTGCCGACGCACCAAGGGCGGCCTTTCGCCGGCGGAGTGGCGCCGCTACCTGCCCGACGCCTCCTACCGCTCCACATGCTGA
- a CDS encoding SufS family cysteine desulfurase: MPAETAAPALPGAQPPGTFTPEQARQDIPILHRTVNGHPLVWLDNGATTQKPRQVIEALSAFYGAANSNIHRGAHTMAREATEMYEAGRAAVAAFLGAEAPESIVFVRGTTEAVNLVAQSWGRSNLGPGDDILVPVLEHHSNIVPWQMIAKETRARVVPIPLDADGQIDQKAYADLLSARTQLVAISQASNVLGTVPPVKEMTALAHRYGAKVLVDGAQAVAHFPVDVTDLGADFYAFSGHKLFAPTGIGALYAKPELLATMNPWQGGGNMIESVGFDRTTFAPPPHLLEAGTGHISGVVGLLAAINWLTSFDRNAIAAYEEALMTYAQQAMATVPGLDILGAAPDRIAVLTFTLAGHDPATIADWLDRDGIAIRAGHHCAQPALAHYGLEFAARASLALYNTSEEVDQLVASLRRLQQAG, encoded by the coding sequence GTGCCCGCCGAGACCGCCGCCCCCGCCCTCCCCGGCGCACAGCCGCCCGGCACCTTCACCCCCGAGCAGGCACGCCAGGACATCCCGATCCTGCACCGCACGGTGAACGGCCACCCGTTGGTCTGGCTGGACAACGGCGCCACCACCCAGAAGCCGCGCCAGGTCATCGAGGCGCTGAGCGCCTTCTACGGCGCCGCCAACTCCAACATTCACCGGGGCGCCCACACCATGGCCCGCGAGGCCACCGAGATGTACGAGGCGGGCCGGGCCGCGGTCGCCGCCTTCCTGGGCGCCGAAGCACCCGAGTCCATCGTCTTCGTGCGCGGCACCACCGAGGCCGTCAACCTCGTCGCCCAGAGCTGGGGGCGGAGCAACCTCGGACCCGGTGACGACATCCTTGTGCCCGTTCTCGAGCACCACTCCAACATCGTCCCCTGGCAGATGATCGCGAAGGAGACCCGCGCGCGCGTGGTGCCGATTCCGCTCGACGCGGACGGGCAGATCGACCAGAAGGCATACGCGGACCTGCTCTCCGCGCGCACCCAACTGGTCGCGATCAGCCAGGCGTCGAACGTCCTCGGCACCGTCCCACCGGTCAAGGAGATGACCGCACTCGCCCACCGGTACGGCGCCAAGGTACTGGTCGACGGTGCACAGGCGGTCGCCCATTTCCCCGTCGACGTAACGGACTTGGGAGCCGACTTCTACGCCTTCTCCGGGCACAAGCTCTTCGCCCCCACGGGCATCGGCGCCCTGTACGCCAAGCCGGAGCTGCTCGCCACGATGAATCCCTGGCAGGGCGGCGGCAACATGATCGAATCGGTCGGCTTCGACCGGACGACCTTCGCACCGCCACCCCACCTCCTGGAGGCCGGCACTGGCCACATCTCCGGCGTCGTCGGCCTGTTGGCCGCGATCAACTGGCTCACCTCGTTCGACCGGAACGCCATCGCCGCGTACGAGGAAGCGCTCATGACGTACGCACAACAAGCGATGGCCACCGTCCCCGGGCTCGACATCCTGGGCGCGGCGCCCGACCGGATCGCCGTGCTGACCTTCACGCTCGCCGGACACGACCCGGCGACGATCGCCGACTGGCTGGATCGCGACGGAATCGCGATCCGCGCGGGTCACCATTGCGCCCAGCCGGCCCTCGCCCACTACGGCCTCGAATTCGCGGCCCGCGCCTCGCTCGCGCTCTACAACACGTCCGAGGAGGTGGACCAACTGGTCGCGTCGCTGCGCCGGCTGCAACAGGCGGGCTGA
- a CDS encoding LLM class F420-dependent oxidoreductase, translated as MDLRIFTEPQQGATYDALLTVAKATEDLGFDAFFRSDHYLRMGSSDGLPGPTDAWITLAGLARETKRIRLGTLMTAGTFRLPGVLAIQVAQVDQMSGGRVELGLGAGWFEEEHKAYGIPFPKEKFARLEEQLAIVTGLWATEPGKTFDHAGKHYQLTDSPALPKPAQAKVPVLIGGHGANRTPRLAAQYADEFNIPFASIEDSERQFKRVRAAAERAGRNADDLVYSNALVACVGKDDAEVARRAAVIGRDVDELKANGLAGSPAEVVEKIGRYAELGASRVYLQVLDLDDLDHLELISSQVQSQLRK; from the coding sequence ATGGATCTTCGCATCTTCACCGAGCCCCAGCAGGGGGCGACCTATGACGCGCTGCTCACCGTTGCCAAGGCCACCGAGGATTTGGGCTTCGACGCCTTCTTCCGCTCCGATCATTACCTGCGCATGGGCTCCAGTGACGGGCTGCCCGGACCCACGGACGCGTGGATCACGCTCGCCGGTCTCGCCCGGGAGACCAAGCGCATCCGCCTCGGCACGCTGATGACCGCGGGCACCTTCCGGTTGCCGGGGGTGCTGGCCATCCAGGTCGCCCAGGTCGATCAGATGTCGGGCGGGCGGGTCGAACTCGGCCTCGGGGCAGGCTGGTTCGAGGAGGAGCACAAGGCGTACGGCATTCCGTTCCCCAAGGAGAAGTTCGCCCGCCTCGAGGAACAGCTCGCCATCGTCACCGGCCTGTGGGCCACCGAGCCGGGCAAGACCTTCGACCACGCTGGCAAGCACTACCAGCTGACCGACTCGCCCGCGCTGCCCAAGCCCGCGCAGGCGAAGGTCCCGGTGCTGATCGGCGGCCACGGTGCGAACCGCACACCGAGGCTCGCGGCTCAGTACGCGGACGAGTTCAACATCCCGTTCGCCTCGATCGAGGACAGCGAACGGCAGTTCAAGCGGGTGCGTGCGGCCGCCGAGCGGGCCGGGCGCAACGCCGACGACCTCGTGTACTCCAACGCGCTGGTCGCCTGCGTGGGCAAGGACGACGCCGAAGTGGCCCGGCGCGCGGCCGTCATCGGGCGGGACGTGGACGAGCTGAAGGCCAACGGGCTTGCCGGTTCGCCCGCCGAGGTGGTCGAGAAGATCGGGCGCTATGCGGAGCTCGGGGCGAGTCGCGTATACCTCCAGGTCCTGGACCTGGACGACCTGGATCACCTTGAACTGATCTCCTCGCAGGTGCAGTCGCAGCTGAGGAAGTGA
- a CDS encoding family 2B encapsulin nanocompartment shell protein: MTDRLSLSPDAARQLATATKTTPQMRGITPRYLLRALPWVDLESGVYRVNRRRTFVLGDDRISTYTENGSPRVMPGDLREVPYLREADDALLAELAGAFTEVTFEAGQVLVQEGDAADRMWVIVTGRAEKRLTGRYGEDQLLEVVGDGQFFDLGAWTRGEGMPYRVQALTPGVALCAERSTLAGLMDRDEALRSAVGTYSAEGAPVPGSEVPVDLSSGHIGEPELPGTYVDYEDTPREYHMTLAQTVLRVHTRVADLYSGPIDQTRAQANLTVEALRERQEAQLLNHPSFGLFRNVAPGQRVQTRTGAPTPDDLDELLAKVWKQPGYFLAHPRAIAAFGRECTRRGVPPVTDNRFGSPLLTWRGVPLLPSDKVPFTNGAGAGAGTTEILLMRMGEAEQGVVGLRPSGVADEVEPGLSMRNMGVDNKGITSYLMTAYFNAAVLVEDAIAVLQNVEVSNYHDYS; the protein is encoded by the coding sequence GTGACCGATCGCCTGTCGCTCAGCCCGGATGCCGCACGGCAACTCGCCACCGCCACCAAGACCACACCGCAGATGCGCGGCATCACCCCGCGCTATCTGCTGCGGGCCCTGCCCTGGGTCGACCTCGAGTCCGGCGTCTACCGCGTCAACCGCCGCCGCACCTTCGTGCTCGGCGACGACCGCATCAGCACCTACACCGAGAACGGCTCGCCGCGCGTCATGCCCGGCGACTTACGCGAGGTGCCCTATCTGCGCGAGGCCGACGACGCACTGCTCGCGGAACTCGCCGGCGCGTTCACCGAGGTCACCTTCGAGGCCGGGCAGGTCCTCGTCCAGGAGGGCGACGCCGCCGACCGCATGTGGGTGATCGTGACCGGCCGCGCCGAGAAGCGGCTCACCGGCCGGTACGGCGAGGACCAGCTGCTCGAAGTCGTCGGCGACGGCCAGTTCTTCGACCTCGGCGCCTGGACCCGGGGCGAGGGCATGCCCTACCGGGTGCAGGCCCTCACGCCCGGCGTCGCGCTCTGCGCCGAGCGCTCCACGCTGGCCGGGCTCATGGACCGCGACGAGGCACTGCGCTCCGCGGTCGGCACTTACTCCGCCGAGGGCGCGCCGGTGCCCGGCTCCGAGGTGCCCGTCGATCTCTCCTCGGGCCACATAGGCGAGCCCGAACTGCCGGGCACGTACGTCGACTACGAGGACACGCCGCGCGAGTACCACATGACCCTCGCCCAGACGGTGCTGCGGGTCCACACGCGGGTGGCCGACCTCTACAGCGGGCCCATCGACCAGACCAGGGCCCAGGCCAACCTCACCGTCGAGGCGCTGCGCGAGCGGCAGGAGGCACAGCTGCTCAACCACCCGTCGTTCGGCCTCTTCCGTAACGTCGCCCCCGGCCAGCGCGTCCAGACGCGCACCGGCGCCCCGACGCCGGACGACCTCGACGAACTCCTCGCGAAGGTGTGGAAGCAGCCCGGCTACTTCCTCGCGCACCCCAGGGCGATCGCCGCGTTCGGCCGCGAATGTACCCGGCGGGGTGTGCCCCCGGTGACCGACAACAGGTTCGGCAGCCCGCTGCTGACCTGGCGCGGAGTGCCGCTCCTGCCGTCCGACAAGGTGCCGTTCACCAACGGCGCGGGCGCGGGCGCCGGCACCACGGAGATCCTGCTCATGCGGATGGGCGAGGCCGAGCAGGGCGTGGTGGGGCTGCGGCCCTCCGGCGTCGCGGACGAGGTCGAACCGGGCCTGTCCATGCGGAACATGGGCGTCGACAACAAGGGCATCACCTCGTACCTGATGACGGCCTACTTCAATGCGGCGGTCCTGGTCGAGGACGCGATCGCGGTGCTCCAGAACGTCGAGGTGTCCAACTACCATGACTATTCCTGA
- a CDS encoding DUF6099 family protein, protein MDALRLIRASRGALARSHDPPDILAEAWQAQALAQAIGSRLAVSGPPELRGEALGLTEVSGRGCAALDAPDLGVNGIRAAQLTSIEDARIVLLLLGGLLGEVGIALVGVACSAGEQADYWQCIEAIDAADESRDRVLEMLRRLAVREAGMSAPDSTGGA, encoded by the coding sequence ATGGACGCGTTACGACTCATCAGGGCGAGCAGAGGTGCCTTGGCCCGGAGCCATGACCCTCCCGACATACTCGCGGAGGCCTGGCAGGCCCAGGCGCTCGCCCAGGCCATCGGCAGCCGCCTCGCGGTCAGCGGACCGCCCGAACTGCGCGGTGAGGCACTGGGGTTGACCGAGGTGAGCGGCCGGGGCTGCGCCGCCCTGGACGCACCCGACCTGGGGGTCAACGGCATACGCGCGGCGCAGCTCACGAGCATCGAGGACGCGCGGATCGTGCTGCTCCTGCTCGGCGGACTGCTCGGCGAGGTCGGCATCGCACTCGTCGGTGTCGCCTGTTCGGCGGGGGAGCAGGCGGACTACTGGCAGTGCATCGAGGCGATCGACGCCGCGGACGAGTCGCGGGACCGGGTACTCGAGATGCTGCGCAGGCTCGCGGTGCGGGAGGCGGGGATGTCGGCGCCGGATTCTACGGGTGGGGCGTAG